ttttcctacagagccccctcaaagcaatcggaagcaattgcgtcataatcacgtgcgctcgtgagacttcaggttttggaactttttctccgccatgttgattattccctttatattggacgagaatcccgacgggaccttcataccgctcgtgcattcaaaaaagatgaccttctcttctttggtcagagcgtagctggcacgaccttgaaaccgttccggatgccggtcatcagggtctttcaaactttgctggtcctgccgtgcttcctttgtatcatttgacttcccatacacgcccaagaagcttaggatgttcacgcaaatattcttcgtaacgtgcatcacgtcgattgcagagcggacttctaggactttccaatattctagctcccagaatatagatttcttcttccacatggctacgtgcccgtcagctcccttcggaactgattgtccgccaggaccctttccaaagatgactttcaaacccttgaccatatcaaatacctcagcaccagtgtgttctgcaggcttcggccggtgatctgccttgccgttgtaatgcttgcctttctttcttactggatgacctttcggaagaaatcgacgatgcccaaggtacacgttcttcttacaatttggcaaatgtacactttcagtctcatgtaagctggGCGTGCATGCTTTGTATCCCttctttgacagtcccgaaaggttactaagagcaggccaatcgttgatggttacgaaaagcaacgctcgtaggtcaaattcctcttctttgtgctcatcccacacacggacaccaggtctgccccaactaatggccttaggtacacatcgatgtcgttgccgggttgcttcggaccttggatgagcactggcatcataatgaacttccgcttcatgcacaaccaaggaggaaggttgtagatgcatagagtcacgggccagtactatggctggagctcgctcgccaaaaggattcatgccatccgtacttagaccaaatcttatgttccttgcgtcggctgcaaaatctttgaactctctcgtcgatctttctccattgcgttccatctgcggggtgtctcaactccccgtccgacttacggtcctctttgtgccatcgcaacaacttggcatgctctttgttcctgaacagacgtttcaaccgtggtattataggagcataccacatcaccttggcgggaaccctcttcctgggtttctggccctcaacatcgtcaccagggtcatcgcctcgatcttataacgcaatgcaaaggtataccgggcattcattcaaattctcgtattcactgcggtagaggatgcgatcgttgatgcatgcatgtatcttcgtaacctctaaacctagagggcagacaaccttctttgcttcgtacgtagtggcgggcaactcgttattctttggaaacatattcttcaacattttcagcaagttttcaaatgccgagtcagctacacctgcccgtgccttccatctcagcaaatccagcagcagcccagctttttcagaccatcatcgcatccggggtacagcgccttctgtgatcctctaacatgcgatccaaattctcctctctttttcagtttcgcagcgtctccgtgcatcagcaatggtccgaccaagatcatcaacgggatcatcacgtgcctcttcttcaccttccccttcaccttccccttcaccttcagcatcctccatgaaagtatcaccgaaatgagcaagatagctttcatcgatgaaatcatccccttcttcatcttcttccattataacccctctttctccatgcttggtccaacaattatagcttggcatgaaaccgtgccgaagcaggtgcatgtgaacatctcttgaggaagagtaaccattctgattcttacatttaacacatggacagataacaaaacccccctgcttgttcgcattagccactacgaggaaatctttcaaacccgcactgaactcgccggagagtcggttaccgtacatccattgtcgattcatctgcattattataatataaaatatataattaaccatcatatgcatttgttaaactaactagctacaaacaatataaattaaacaatgaactacacacacatgcacattttatcaacgacacatcaaaggttcaagttgctaaccgcgatcgaggaggaaaaaataaatgagaaagctcaagtgtggctccaacacttcatatcatgtttgtttcatgctcttggggcatttcatcaaacaccttatgtgcataagaggaaccaaaagcaaacctaacacccacttgtgaagcttgtgaagagaatggcaccaaatggctaagtgttggctgctgggtgggtatatataggggaggggctttagtcccggttggcctggccaaccgcgactaaaggccttcgggcacctttagtcgcggttggcctggccaaccgcgactaaagaccccccacgtgcaccggctggccaccgagcgccctgggcccaggcctttggtcgcggttcgccacacgaaccgcgactaaagaccccattagtcgcggttccttcaccgtcgcgacttatggggcttcccggaagcctgtttttccaccagtgaaggAGGCCagcgtggtgaacgtgattgctcATGTGTTGATGGTGTGCCTTCTTGTCGGTGGAGACTGTAAGCATATCATCACAACTATCCACTATCTTTTAGAAAATCGACTTATCCATGTATATATACGAGGTATATATACTTGCATATTTTGTGAGCTGACAAGTATAGGATATTGTATATGTATaggatatatattgtatatgtagGTCGCCCTGATACCCGAAGGAGCTACCGAGATGCTCGTGCCGACACAACTTCGGTTGATTTATCGTCAGATGAGAGTAAGATTAAGTTAATAATGTGTCTCCTAGGGGATGCAAGAACAAAGGTGAAACAATTATCGTCCAGTGCATCTGTTGCCTAACTAAGCCAGACGTGCCGTGTTTTCATTCCATAACAGTGTCAGGCAAATTGCCCACCCCTGAATTTAAAATAAGGGTGTGCATTACTAACCATATAAAATACTCCCTCTATTGGTAGAAAGgatgtctcaactttgcatgtatctacacactaaaatgtGTGTAGATACATACATATTTTACAAATTTCAGACTTcattttatggacggagggagctaTTCGAGTAAAATTATGTATCGTGTTCAAATTTTGTATACAAGTTTTAGGGTGATTGGCATTTTTAATAACCGTTCATCTGCCCCGATCTAACGGTGATAATTAGACGGAACCAAATTGACGGAACCGGAACCGCGGGACCAGAACCAAAATTTGTGGGACCGGAACCTCAAATATAATTTACCAACATTATAAAAAACACCTCATATTTACACATATCTTAAATCTGCCCGGTGTAGACCAAAAAAAAACCACCCCTCATATTATCAGTACTATCCGCTCGTCTCTCTCACAGCCGCTCAGCTCAGTCTCTCTCACTCTCTCCACAGCTGCGACTAGTACTGGCGTCGGGACGGAAGGGATGGCGAGGGGACGGCGACGGAGTCACGGCGATCCCCGCGACGGAAGGGATGGcgaggggacggcggcggcgggtctCTCCCGTCCATCTAATGGAGGGGAGGGGAAGGGGACGGACCAGCCTGCCCCGGCGATCCCCGCGACGCAGGTGACGGTGAGGGGACGGCGACGGAGTCCCGGCGATCCCCGTGACggaggggacggcggcggcgggtctCTCCCGGCCATCTAATGGAGGGGAGGGGAAGGGGACGGACCGGCCTGCCCCGTCGATCCCCGCGAGGCAGGGGCGGAGACGGCTGCCCTCCGACGGAGGGGAGCCTGTCccggagccgccgccgccacggagccgccgccgccaccgcgagccGCCGCCCCTCCCCCGTGGCGGGACTCACAGCCCCGGCCTGTCCTTCGAGCGTCGACACCCCCTCTCCTCTGCCGCGAGCCGCCACGCCCTGCTCCCGTCGCGGGACCCGTCTTGTCCGCCGACGAAGGGGATGGGATGGTGGGAAGCGCTTGTCGCCGCGGCTGAGGAGGGGAGGAGCGGCGGCAGCGACGTTTGTAGAGGCCGGAGAGGGGAGGAGCGGCGGCTGCGGCGTGTAACGTGACCGGCGAGAAGagaagcggtggcggcggcgggtggcTGTCGGCCGACGGAGCTAGGGGAGGAAGGAGTGGGCGGCGGCcgcttcggcgcaacttcacatgcCCGGTAAGGCATCGATCATTGCCAAAATGCCAGGTGACCTTAGTATAGCCTACTTCCGATGCCCTGTGCTTATCAGTATTTGATGTATCTCCAGTATTTGATTTATCTTCGGCGTTTCTTCTGATGCCCTGTGCTTATCAGGATACAGAAGGTATGATTGTTCTGATATCGTTAGCTACATGGGTGGTGTGAACTGTGGCAAAACGACAATGACAAGAATCTGAATGCACTTAAGAAGCATAATCTTGTAAGGTTGTCCTCCTCCGATAGTTCTTTCccctgttcttgaaattttcaattTTGGACTAATATTCTCTGATGCTTCTGTTACTGAACTTTTGTAATTCTGTTTCTAGGTCCAGGCCACTGGTGAGGACTTTTCTGTTGAGCCATCTGATGAGAGGAGGTAAGACGGCAGGTGCATGTGTTTGATCTAAGGTAATGTGTAGCTGTGACTGGAGCAAATATCTTACTATGCTTACCACATTACCGATGAACAGAaaaatcagaagcggtatggtgaAACAATAAAAATGCCTTCTAATGATGTTGGAACTTGTTCATTTGGCGTTTGTGAATAGTGATATAGTCAACCTTTATATACAATAACTGTGGTACTAATCATACTGATAACATCAGCCCTTATTATCAACTTGAAACTTATCGGAAGCCAGCTGATGATCACAAGGATTTTGTAACCTATAACATTGCTTAGAACTAGTAGCATAGAAATAACAAGTCAAAACAACTGGAAAATTGAAGAGAATTCTAATAAGATCATTCATCACCGTTTGAGCAACTTCAAACTTATCGGAAGCTTAAAAATAATAGGTGATGGTCACGAGAATTTTGTAAGCTATAACAGTTGCTTAGaagtagtagcgtacaaataataAGTGAAAAACAActgaaaattgaaaaaaaaatgctAATAAGATCATTCATCTCATTTAGAGACCACATCAAACTTCATGGTGTTGTGTACGGGCTGGTCTTTGTTTTTGATGGTTTGCGTATGCGTTTGCCGTCGGCAAGTCCAGCGGGAGTCTCGGTGGCAATTTCTTGTTCGACCGTATCGGTTGGAGTGTTAGTCTTTACTTTTCTCGGACGGCCACGTTTGCGCTTGGGTCTAGGAGGGCTGGTTTCCATGACGACGTCTTCCTTGGGTTTCTCGGAAACATTAGGATTGCTGATTTCCCTGATGTCGTCTTCCACATCTTTAGGATCCTGTGCAATGCTGGCAGTATAGTTCTCTTTCTGTACAGCAGAAAGCGGTGTGTCAGTTGCATTCATGAAAAGTAGGAAATATGTGACATGAAACGTTGGCTGTGTAGCACTAACCGTTATAGGTTTCTTGTAGGATTCTTTTCGAAGCGGGTTGCAATCTGAACGCAGCAGCCTTGAGCATATTTTGAAGCTAAAAATATCTATCAGCGCCTAAATTCGATACCGACGTAGATGTTAGCATAGCCTTGAAGGCATAGAAAATTAATGGGTGCAAATGAAATAGTTTTTTCACACTGACCTGCGTGAAATAATCCATCATTTCATTTCCGTCCCATGACAACATGTATTTCAACGTGTACGCCCCACAGGAGTGGCTGCAATGTAAAGTAAAATTTTGGTAATCTTGTGCAGGTGAGTAATAACTTAGCAAGCATCACATACCCATCCTTCTGTTGTGGTATGTTAGTATAGCATACGGTTTTCCACTTGGCAATATTGATCTGCTTAGACGTTGTTACCCAGCCAGTGTTCACGGCTTCGTTAATGCACGACTGAATGGACAACACCTGATTTACAAATAGTTGTGTTAGTAATTTAGAAGTTCACGTGCCATGCGGTACTCACAGGCTTACCAGGTCTCTTTCCGACTCTTCGTCACGATATGAAAGAAATGCAAGTTTCCTAGCAAAGTATATGCTTCCAAGACGAAGACAAATTGAAGTAATTAGGGAGTTTTACACAAGCAGAATGAGTGTTCCCCACAAGCCTAGATGCTGAAACTGGATTTGGTTTCCTGCAACTTCATTTTCCAAGCAGAATGAGTTATTGAAATTAAAATTTACGCAAGATGCTTCCACCTATACAGAGATAAcatgttttctttttattttttcttgaAATCACTGACAAGTTGATAGAAAGTGAAGCACAAAGATCAGACAAGAATAATACCTCTACAATCAGACTTCAAATGCACCCGTCATAAAGCTTCTTCTCGCAGCTTGTTGTCCTACACAACAGAAGGAACCATTAATGGCACACACCACATTAATGACTAATGCACACACACGAAACAAGATCAGATATATTTTCTACCTCTTTCAACTTTTTGCATGTACGAACATTGTGACCCTCGTCCCCGCAATAGCCACATTTGCCCTTTGATCTTGGCTTCTTCATCTTTGCCTGCAGCCTTTTCTTCGGCGCACCTCGGCCTTGCACACACAAGGGATCCAGAACCTTCCCCAAATCCCCAGGAACAGTTTGCTCAGTTAGAGGCAGCACCGGGCCAAACCTAATAGATTCATTCTGACCACTAGTTGATTCCATGCTGTCGTCTGGTGCTTTCAGAACCATCTCAAGACGATGGTACGCCTCGTCCGACTGACATGCCCTGAAACATGCCGCGTGACTCAATTTCCGCAACTCACGGTACCTCATCAGGCTTTTCGAATAGTCATACATGCCACTATTTCTGCTCGGAAGAGGGTATGCAGACCTTGCACTCATCGTCCACCTGGTGGGAACACAGCACCTAGGAAGTTCTTTTGCTTTAATTGTTCCTAATACGTACAGTATGTGGGAGCATGGTGTGCCTACGCATTCCAGCTTACGGCAAGAGCAACTGATCCTGTACGGAGAGCCTTCTTTCTCCACAGAGCGCACTTCAAACTTCTtctctcttctatctttcttagcCACAACAAACGTAACCAAGTCGGATCCATCTAGGTCACTTCCATCTAGTATATTGCTCATAAAACATTTGCTGACAGCATCTAAGCTATATCTGACCATCTTAAACACACTAGATGTGAAAACCATTGCAGCGTGTACCTCAAGACTTGAAGCATCCGGCTCTGTATATGGAACGGACTGCAAGGACACGATGTTTAGGACCGTCTCATTCAAGCGTCGTGTCGAAAGACAACGCTCATAATGCTCTAGCATTTTAAATAATGTCATCTGCGAACTAAGATGCGTATGAAGGACAGAGTTTAAGCTCTCGCTCCGCTGATTACTGCTCAATCCTAAGAAACAACGGCCCGCCAGATATGGGGCACACCACAGCTTCCTCATCTGATACATCTGATGCAGCCACGACTCCTCACTTGTTACTTTATTCCTTTCCAAGAAATCTAGCCATTTGCTCTCATGCTCGGCAATGGAAGAGGAATCATATATGAAAGATCTGAATTCCTCCTTAACCTTGTCATCACTAAGATGACGTACAATGTTCTGCTGAATGTGCCATACACACAGCCTATGGTTCGAGTCAGACCAGATCACCCTGATTGCTCTCTGCATTGCAAGGTCCCCGTCGGTGATCACAGATATTGGGTGCTTCTGGGACATGGCTTCACTGAAGACCTCCAGCATCCACTCGTACGCCTCCGTCGTCTCATGGGAAATAATACCACATCCAAAAATAACAGTGCTGCGGTGGTGATTCAACCCAACAAACGGCACAAATGGCAGATTGTACTTATTGGTCCTGTAGGTGCTGTCGAAAACAACAACATCGCCGAAAGCCTTGTAGTCAAGCCGGGATTGACTATCACACCAGAACAGTCCCTTCAGATGATCATCTTTATCAACCAGGTATCTGAAGAAAAAACCTGGATCTCTCTCTTCACGCGCCATCATGTGACGGATCACAGTTTGAGCATCACCGTCAGCAACTGTTTCCTGCTTGTACTGATGGCAGAAATTATAAATGTCCCTTGTCGTGCATCCAACCTTATCGAAACCACCGCATTGCATGCGCAATACATCCATGATTTTGTGTTTGCGGATCCCAGCAGTTTCCATCTCTATAATGTCCGCTTTCTGCTCGGCGCTGATTCTTCTATGTGAACGTAGCAGGCAAGCAATATCCCCTGGGGCCAGTTTATGCGTGTGTACATCGATAAAATCCTTCACAAACCACTGCCCTGTTTCCTCGGCTCTTGCGATGACCAGTTTGGCTTTACACCCAACACGAGTGATATTCCGTGGCCTCCTCTTCATATCTGCTCTCTTCCTCTTCATGTGCTTCTCTTCACGACAACCTTCGCGACTACACACAAATTTCCTCAAAATTATCTCCTTGTTGGCTTCATCCCACTCAACGTAGCTTCTCCGCACGCTAAATCCTTTCTCAAGAGCATAACTGTTGTAGAAATTGAATCCGTCTTCCTCGCTAACAAACGTCTTGATAACGATCTCATGGTACTCTTTACAATCCCCGCTCATATCAGCCATATCTTCCTGCATATCACATACAAACTAACAATTCATATTTTTAATCACGGTACAAGTATAAAGCAGAAAAGACCGAGGACAATATTATACGTGAATCATTAACGATTTAAAAAAGATTGTATGTACAACTAGTCCTTACCTGATTATATACTACGATATAGAATGGTTAAGTTCATAGCTATAATGGTACCAGTCAAACAAAGCATCCGAGGCCATACACTTGCCATAAATATACAACTAGCCCTACCAGCAATATTGTATCTAGTGGTGAACAT
This Lolium perenne isolate Kyuss_39 chromosome 1, Kyuss_2.0, whole genome shotgun sequence DNA region includes the following protein-coding sequences:
- the LOC127327674 gene encoding protein FAR1-RELATED SEQUENCE 5, whose product is MADMSGDCKEYHEIVIKTFVSEEDGFNFYNSYALEKGFSVRRSYVEWDEANKEIILRKFVCSREGCREEKHMKRKRADMKRRPRNITRVGCKAKLVIARAEETGQWFVKDFIDVHTHKLAPGDIACLLRSHRRISAEQKADIIEMETAGIRKHKIMDVLRMQCGGFDKVGCTTRDIYNFCHQYKQETVADGDAQTVIRHMMAREERDPGFFFRYLVDKDDHLKGLFWCDSQSRLDYKAFGDVVVFDSTYRTNKYNLPFVPFVGLNHHRSTVIFGCGIISHETTEAYEWMLEVFSEAMSQKHPISVITDGDLAMQRAIRVIWSDSNHRLCVWHIQQNIVRHLSDDKVKEEFRSFIYDSSSIAEHESKWLDFLERNKVTSEESWLHQMYQMRKLWCAPYLAGRCFLGLSSNQRSESLNSVLHTHLSSQMTLFKMLEHYERCLSTRRLNETVLNIVSLQSVPYTEPDASSLEVHAAMVFTSSVFKMVRYSLDAVSKCFMSNILDGSDLDGSDLVTFVVAKKDRREKKFEVRSVEKEGSPYRISCSCRKLECVGTPCSHILYVLGTIKAKELPRCCVPTRWTMSARSAYPLPSRNSGMYDYSKSLMRYRELRKLSHAACFRACQSDEAYHRLEMVLKAPDDSMESTSGQNESIRFGPVLPLTEQTVPGDLGKVLDPLCVQGRGAPKKRLQAKMKKPRSKGKCGYCGDEGHNVRTCKKLKEDNKLREEAL